atccttagctcacaaggatggtaaggttgcagacactacaagaaactatcgaccttgagcaggtctcgaacctcagtcaagcagattgccaggcagggacgtttccaataggccaccacaaccattatgACTGGTACAACTGATTTGCAGGAAAACTGTAAGCACAGTCATCAATTGAAGATCTGAaataattaaaagagaaaatagattatacctgaattagtaagaaatatcattatcattatcattatttctctagttggaaaagccagatgctataaataccaaagggctccaacacggaaaaatagcccagtgaggaaatgaaacaaagaaataaataaatcatatgagaggtaatgaataatcaagataaaatcttttaagaacagttacaaaattgaaatagatctttcacgtataatctataaaaacttaaaaaaaaaaaaaaaaacaagaggaagagaaataagtctgGTTTTTATATTCTTAAGTAAGTCAATCTGTGATTATCATTGACAAGGCAGGAAATTAATGTATTTCAAGAATTATGTTTGTCTATAATTTTCTCCATCAAATCACttcataataatataattacaactgATAAGCCAGAGAGAAGCGAAGGGTAGATCCGGTTCTCGAAAGAAGGAAGGTTATAAGATTATCAGGAAAAAACGGAAGTAGGGAGGGATATCCAAACTTTAACCTTAAAGGAatctcccttatacaataaagagcatgtgtcatgctctatatatatatatatatatatatatatatatatatatgtgtgtgtgtgtgtgtgtgtgtgtgtgtatatgtgtgtgtatgcatgcatctatatatatgtatatacatttccgTCTGGCCATGATGAGCGGCATTGCCGGATgtttaactactcggtctctcccgttcCTTTggatagggagagagggagtagtcataccctggtgggagggggttaccccgagaggtacactcggaaacccctactgccgtgttgtagtaaggaaaaggggaggggttggaagggttgaatctgtatgtgtgtgcgtgtgtgtgtatatgtatctaaatatttagacgtcatttgtgacgggtcgcgtacacttatgCTGAATATGAGACCTGGCGACTTGATAGGTTTTACGAGGcattttgagaaataaaaaaaaattattattattattattactattgttattattattgatattattattattacttgctaagctacaattctatttggaaaagcaggatgctataagcctaggggccccaatggggaaaatagcccagtgaggaagggaaataaggaaaaatagaatatttcaagaacagtaacaacatttaaatgaatatttcctaaataaactacaaaaattctaacaaaacaagaggaagagaaatgaaatagaatagtgtgcccgagtgtaccctcaagcaagagaactctaacctaaggaaaataagtaaaataagtgAAAAGGAAGAGATTGGAAGGATCTTAGTGTATCTAATTCTAATAAGACTAAAAATGACGGAAGTAATGTCATGGAAATATTAGGACTTCGTGGATCCTTTGAAATAATACGAATAGAAGTTCAAGGGATATCTAAGCTAACAGGTACAATTGGTAAACTTTGGAGgtattttctagagagagagagagagagagagagagagagagagagagagagagagagagagagagagagagagagagagagagaatttaaacactaattatttaaaaattaaagtAAGGGAAAGTATGTGTATTTATCATCgctatgaaaacacacacacatatatatacatacatacatatatatatatatatatatatatatatatatatatatatatatgtatttattcacatgcatatatactgcTGTATCTATAgtcacatacacatatgtgtatatatatatatatatatatatatatatatatatatatatatatatatatatatatatatatatatattcacatgcatatatactgcTGTATCTATagtcacatacacatatgtatatacatatatatatatatatatatatatatatatatatatatatatacatacatgtatactgtatatatatatatatatatatatatatatgtatatatatacatatatatatacacatatatatacatatactgtatatatacatatatatatatatatatatatatatatatatatatatatatatatatacacacacatatttattcatataactaAAGAAACTTCCGAATACaataaacaactaaaaaaaaaaaaatccgccagCATAATAGGGACTTTACCCATCAGGATGATGTAATACCAAGATGCTCGCCCTCCGAAGGTAAACAAGCCCACGCAGCGTCGACACCCTGAACTTGAGCTACCTGACGATGAACTGCACATCACAGGAGTCACGTCTGCCCACCGGACACCCGAAAAAAAATACGGATCCCCGACCATTTCGTGCCCTTGAGTCGGTTGTTCCAAGGCGGTCTTTAACTCCGTAGGAGTCCTGCGGTGTATATATACACCTGGAGTTGGGTGATCAGGGCACAACAAGGTAAGGACAGCTCGGTTGAGTATCCAAACACATCGCTTGAGTCTTCTCTTCAACTGGTGAGTggcgatcattattattattattattattattattattacttggtaggctacaaccctagttggagaagcattatcattattagcattattattattactattggtattattattattattatcattatcattattacttgctaagctacaaccatagttggaaaagctttattattattattattattattattattattattattacttggaaggctacaaccctagttggagaagcattattattatcattatcattattactattagtattattattatcatcattatcattattacttgctaagctacaaccatagttggaaaagctttattatttttatcattattattactattattactagtattatcattattattatcacttgctaaactacaaccctaatttaaaaagcacgatgctatgagcccaagtgctctaacagggaaaaatagcccagcgaggaaaggaaataaggatcatTTAATAGCTGAAGTTGCAAAAGTGAATAGAAATTGCATTCATTGCTACTGACATTTTATGTTTCGTTTGATGCTACATCGACAgtcagtaaataaagaaataataaataaatgttagAAACAGAATTAAAGTGACCCCTGCgacaatattaaaaagaaatcattcaataacatgaaaattagtACACAgcttaaaaattacagctagttcaaacaatgtatttaaacaattttcattcttaaattagctgtcattttttaaaCTAACTGTGTACTAATTTTCatgttattgtattttttctttttactactgtcgcagaggtgactttgattctgttTCCAACATTTTGTACCAATTGTACCTGAACAGGTGTGAAAaaacgaaagcgctagtccaaaattttcgtttttctgatcctttctccagcttagtgacaaatgtatgtatatatatatatatatatatatatatatatatatatatatatacacacatatatatatatgtatatatatatacagtatatatataagtatatatataaatatatatatatatatatatgtgtgtatgtgtgtatctatatgtatatgaatatatacacacacacacacacatatatatatatatatatatatatatatatatatatatatacagtatatatataaatatatatatatatatatatatatatatatatatatatacatatatatgtgtgtatgtatgtatctatatgtatatgaatatatgtatatatatatatatatatatatatatatatatatatgattatatatacacatgtatatacacatatatatatatatatatatatatatatatatatatatatgcatatatatacacatgtatatacacacacacacacacacacacatatatatatatatatatatatatatatatatatatatatatatatatatatatatacgtactcaaTTTCACTGTAAAGGAATTTAGTTTAGACCTTGCATGACGCAgttatttcaaaatttcttttttcattaaccGTCCTTCAAAGTCACTTGTAGTCTTTTTTATCCTATTCCCAGCCTTTGTTTTTTATTGATCAAAGCTAAAATGTTATGCTGTTATTAGGATCACTGTAATTGAGAaccaattatgtaaaaaaaaaaaaaaagaaaaaaaaatctcatgtagTTATACAATGAAGGAGATTACTTTAGAAACACTAGATGgataaatgactttttttttcatttttttccaggtGAATAATGTTCGTCAAAACTACAGTCATCTTGGCATGCTTGGTGGCTCTCGCGAGCGCGCAAAGCAACGCGCAGGTGCCTGAAGCCATTAAGAAGCTCCGTGAACCCTTGACGAAAATCAGCCTGCGAGATATGTTCACGAATATGAACAACCCCAACACTGTCACCTTCTACACGAAATGCGTCATCGGGGAAGCGACCTGTGACAGAGTGGGACACGCCCTTAAACGTGAGTGGTGTTTCTCGGTTTCGTTGTTAAATGTTGAGGTAGTAATGtttctctatttatttattcatctattatttttttttctttaggttttgAGATACATAAGTTTTGAGGTATGATTGTATACTGTATTTTGgggatttatataaaaattcatggTTGACTCTGCGCATCAAAAATCATACGGAAATAAAAAATGTCGTATAACAAATACAATTACCTATTGAAAATTTATGTAAAATGAGACGAATGGATATCAGACCGTCatattttttgtgatattttcattgcgaatatttaccaaaaaaaaaaaaagaaaaaaaagttaccaaTATCTTACGACGTGTTGCAGTACACATCAGTGTTGCCATAATTGGATAAAACTAGATTTCGTCCACCGACCTTAAGATTATCGCATTTCAAGCCTCCCAAGAGAGCCTTTAGGcaacaaaaaaatagaaaatgaataaaagtagAATTAATAATTTCATGAATTATCATAACAAGAACTAATTGAAATTAGACCAAAATACGAGAGCAGTTAGGGTCCCGTATTGaagggtttaaatgccactcatgaatggcagaggcaagggacagggacaatgcccttgcagggcaataccctagagactgaccattgatatatatgatcagcgcccaaaccctctctccacccaaactaggaccagggaggggctggCAATGGCTGCTCCTTAGCTCACGAggttagtgaggttgcagatactacaagaaactatatagtTTGAGTGGGAtttgatctcccgtccagcagaatgctAGGCAGGGCTGTTTACAATATGGCATTACAAGTTTTTAGGATTTCAAGAACACAGATTCTCAAAAAGTTTTTAAGAACAAATTCTTAACAAGTTTTTAAGAACACAAAGATTCTCCACAAGTTTTTAAGAACAAAGATTATCAACAAGTTTTTAAGACCGCAAAGATTCTCACCATCTTATTCCTTATTCTCATCATTCTTTTTCTTGTTCCCCTCTGCAGATATCCTATCAGACCACATCCCCGGCCAGAACCTGTGCCATGGCTGCACTGAATGCGAAAGGGATCGTCTGAACTACGTCATGGATGTCGTGAAGGAGAAGTACCCAAAGCACGCATGCGCAGTGCAAAACAGCTTGAAGAAGAACATCTTCGGCGGTGATATGTGCGCATAAGTAGAAAGTACAGAGAGAGATATGGAATTTGTGTGATTTGTCAACTGTGATTGTTCCTTTCTTGTGAATAAATAGAGATTTATCGAATATATAGATTATTTCTGTGTTTATTTTCGCTTCCTGtggataagagttttttttttttttttttttttttttttttttttgcatttttttagaaaatatttaaagtTGGTCTCAAAAATTTGAATAGAAGTAACACCACAGATTGGTATGATAAAGATACtcaatcatacacatacacacttatacaaatgaatatacatgctatacatgcatatatgtataatatgctctatatatatatatatatatatatatatatatatatatatatatatacatacacacacatatatatatatatacatgtataaaatatatatacacagtatatatatgtgtatatatataccctatatatattaaactacacacacatagtatatacaaaagcatatatatatatatatatatatatatatatatatatatatatatatgtatgtatatatatatatatatatatatatatatatatatatatatgcgtttgtatatgcTATGTGTGTGTTGCtgaatatatacagggtatatatatatatatatatatatatatatatatatgtatgtatatatatatatatatatatatatatatatatatatatatatatacatatatatatacatttatttcttttcataggtatatattgatacatatttacatattcacatatacgCATACATGTGAATAATATGAATACTGACTATAAACCAAATGATCTCTTAATTTTTACCTCTTATATTTCCGATATCCTCACTTGGATAATCTTATCACTGCAACTCTTGAATTGAGATTCAGATGGATTAATAAACtaagtttttcttgtttttggATTGGAACCCATCAATGATATATTTGTAGGTAATTGAAGTGAGAGTTCTAACTCCCACTATAATACATCACGGAAAGAAAGAGTTTCGTCATTTATATTGAACCTGTATCCAACGCTTGCTGTAATAAGTATATTCTGTAAGTGTGTGGATATAGAGAGATTAAGATGCCATTGGGTCTATTATAAATTGATgtatatcttgggtagtgccatagcctctatgccatgaacttccactgtcttgggttagagatctcttgcttgcgggtacactcgggcaaactattctatcttttctcttcttcttatttagtTCAAGTTTTTtgtagtctatataggagatatttattttaattttactgtgcttgaaatatttaatttttccttttttcatttcctcactgagatatttcccctgttggagccccaaggcTACAAGCACCTTACTTGTCCAACAaggatgtagtttagcaagtagtaataataataataatgatgatgataataataataataataataataataataataataataataataataataataataataataataataataatagcaattgttTCTATTAATCTTGATACTGTTGCATAAGTTAAtcaacttcataataataataatgataataataataataataataataataataataataataataataataataataataatctggtgaaAGTGGCAAGTCTATTCTGTAAAGGGCAAGGAAGGTCACAGAGACGCTGAAAGATGTCTCCGAGATCATAGCCGTGGAAATTTGGCTGTCATTTCTCAGCAGCCTTAGAATCGTGTATAAAAAGCTTACCTAACTATATTCTTTATCACTATTACACATAAAAACCATAACAGAAAAAATTGCTCCCCACTGCTTCCAAGTTCTACCTCTCCTTAAGGCTTTAAAGACAGCTAATGAAtcacagaggcaaggtacagtgacaatgccctagcaatagtccatttcttttatcaaggcatatttgcaccgactcgcagcggtgcccttttagctcggaaaagtttcctgatcgctgattggttagagttgtcttgtccaaccaatcagcgatcaggaaacttttccgagctaaaagggcaccgttgcgagtcggtgcaaatatgcaccgctaaaagaaattgactatagtatgacaatgcccaagagactgaccatatactgtatacatgatcagcgccctagcccctctccgctaggaccaggaagggctaggcacTATCCTTActcaaaggatggtaaggttgtagacaccaaAGGAAACTATCAAGATcgagcgtgactcgaactccagtccggcgatcgctaggcagggacataTCCAATAGGCAACCACACCCCTAAATTAACTTGTATAGTAGTcctattttacattttcttaacGCCTCCTTCTTTGCCTATCCTTGATGGACATCACAAAATTATGGGACGTCTTTCACCGCCTATTCCCTGGACATTATCCTTAGCTATTTTGTACTATTTTAGTTCATTTACTATTATGAACCATTCCTccaaattattattcataaaattccaTATGGTTATCGTTATTTCAGAGCATGTACagtaaagttttatttttctttttttagaaaactagcctggctttatatatatatatatatatatatatatatatatatatatatatatatatatattttcatacatatatgtgtgtacatatatatactgtatatatatatatatatatatatatatatatatatatatatatatatatatatacatatatatgtgtatatatatatgtgtgtgtgtgtatgtgcgtatatatatatatatatatatatatatatatatatatatatatatatatatatatatatatatatatatatatatatatataaatgattaaaccGTTTCCCCCAAATACGGGGTGGTTCCAGAATAGATAAACCAACTGACTGCCACATCCATATCTAACATCTAAATGAAACTCAGTCGCTTCACGCATCTATAGAGAAAGATCATGAGCAGCTCGTAGAACCCCCATACATAAACTGCATCATTCACTCTTATCTTTCACAACACTCTTATGCTTCTTGGGTATTAGGCTCTGATTAGGCCCCTTCCTCACCACCACATAGGCCTACCTTACCCTCCTCTGTCCAATCATTTCTAACCCTCCCTATCCTTATGCCTACGATCACTTATTCACCCTTTTTCCTGATTTAATGTcgttcattctttccacatgattaAACCACCTCAAGCTACTCTGATTATTCCTTTTCACTTACGGGAACTTTCTTACCACCTCTACGTAGTACCATCTTAAGACAAACATACTTTATAAACAATTAATCCTAATATATCTGAAGAGCTTAAACCATATTTCAATCAAGTTTCAATCAATATCTTCCCCTCTATGAAGAAATTTTTTCTCAACGATTTCCCCAAATATTCACAAATTGTTCAAATTTTCTCCCAATCTTTCGCTCACACATTTATTACTTCACCTATTCCGTGACTTACCTTACAATACTTGTTTAAATATTTACTTCCTCTTTTCCACTATGTTTTTCATCATTCCAGTTTCCTGGTTTTCTTATTTTCTATGTCATATACCTTAGCACATATTCATTATgtcttaacaaattttattataagaTTTTTAGACACAGCTTTTCTTTTTACTGTAAAATTTTTGTAATAGACATTTAATTCCCACAACCTCTTTATTGTTTAAACTCTCAAAGGCTCTTTCCTTCAAGTTTGCCTGTTGTCCATCTTATTCTCTGAATTAGAATCCCACTTTATACCGTCACTGTTTAATCAAATAGAATTATGCCTTCATAGTTAATATAGCCAACTCTAAAACCTTTACCTTTAAACAGTTATTCCTCATAACCATTTTGGAACCTTTCCCTCGCCTTGATATACCTTATAAACCTTGGTTACTCACTCAATCACACCATCACCACTGTACCTTAGCATTACACTTGTAAACCACTCGAATGTTGATGTTTTTTCCATTCTTAAACCGCCTGAATGAATACTTTTCTTATATCTTCAACTTCCACTAATATCAACTTTTTATCAATCCTTACATCACACTTAACCTCCATAAAGTTCTTGTTAACCTTCTTCCCAGTGTTAACTGCACCTAAGATTAAAATTCCATattcaaaccattttttttaattctacaaCGAGATCATATAACgcaaatttattttctaattttctttatgtCTTAGAATAGTttctgattcctttttttttttttttttttttttttttgctgctgctgatgtTACAGTTAAAATATCTTAGATGTTGTACTAAGTTACTCTGTGccatttatatatcatattaaaGGTGAAAAAggttttgcatacacacacaaacatatacagtatatatatatatatatatatatatatatatatatatatatatatatatatatatatatatatatatatgtatatatgtatacatatatatatatatatatatatatatatatatatatatatatatatatatatatatatatgtgtgtgtgtaaatacatatatatatatatatatatatatatatatatatatatatatatatatatatatatatatatgtatacatatatatatatatatatatatatatatatatatatatatatatatatgtgtgtgtgtatatacatatatatacatatatatgtatatatgtatatatattattattattattgctattattattactattgctattattgttattatcattattatacagccctagttggataagcatgatgctctaagtccaggggctccaacagggaaaatagtccagtgaggaaaggaaacaaggaaaaatgaaatattctaagaagtataccaacattaaaataaatatctcctatcaaagctttaacaaaacaagaggaagagaaataagataaaatagtgtgcccgagtgtacacgcAAAAGCATTCCATATGAAATGTATAAACGCATAATCTAAAAGAATAGTACGAGggaaatttaagaacaaagccttgaaaatataaaaaaaaaagaataataataataaacaaataaataaaaagcatATATTTCTTACGCAATAATTACCAATAGAGgtaaaaataaccaaaaatatGGACCATTAACACAAATGATATATCGAACTcagatcgaaaaaaaaaatgtacaaagaaaaaaatacaatgattTGTAACATCCTTAATTAGAGAATGAAGGATATTTTCGAATGAGTAAATTCTTAacgtgaatttttttcttttttcatttggttTTTATTTTCGAAAAAGGTTTATTTTTCGAGATGACGCAAGAGCTCAACATTCAGTCTTTTTATATCAtcgttttttttctatatttatatttttatatagatttgaTCAGATTTCAACGTACCTACATACATTCACTGGCGATATAAAGctttgatgaaaaataaatttatatatatacttatatatatgtatatatatgtgtgtgtgttacatatatactatgtatatatatgaatatatatatatatatatatatatatatatatatatacatatatatatgtatacacacacacacacacacatatatatatatatatatatatatatatatatatatatatatatatatatatatatatatatatatatttatatatgtgtgtgtgtgtacgtgtgtgagtagggatatcttaacgtggtgtaagggcttatgtatcgccatgattagcaatgaTGTATCGGTCAGGgctacccaaactaggttggtttgttgtgaagaatcagacgaaaatctcccaccattactaatccTCAGTGCCCAGCGTGAtgaagaaaattggccaaactccagacgtgaataagatgactgaggcctttgttcagcagtggactagaagcggctgcattggattctgttgttgttattgttgttgttatgtatgtatgtatatatatatatatatatatatatatatatatatatatatatatatatatacgtatatatatatatacgtatatatatatatatatatatatatatatatatatatatatatatatatatacacgtatatatatatatatatatatatatatatatatatatatatatatatatatatatatatatacagtatatatatatatatacatatatgagtgtgtgtgttcgaATGAAATCCAGTACCATTACTCAATCATGATATTATGCACTACAAGAGaaagatatttttaatttattgttttCTGATAAGGATGTTATACGACAACCTTTCTTTATATTAGGACTTAAGTCCAAAAGGAAATTTGATATGCTgtgtattatttctcttatttatcgAAAAGGTTATATtctgaaaatagatatatattcgaTTACATAATAGAATCAATCTTCGATATAAATTTCCATTCTGAGTTCTGGGAAAAGATTCCAAATGTCATATTGATATCTTCGTCAGAAAACGTAAGTACAACTAAAACATTTTCCATAACGGCTAATATCATATTACTTAGCAATACAGCATACTGGATTATGTCGAGTTCACACTATGGGAAGCTTCAATCG
The DNA window shown above is from Palaemon carinicauda isolate YSFRI2023 chromosome 37, ASM3689809v2, whole genome shotgun sequence and carries:
- the LOC137629095 gene encoding uncharacterized protein; the protein is MFVKTTVILACLVALASAQSNAQVPEAIKKLREPLTKISLRDMFTNMNNPNTVTFYTKCVIGEATCDRVGHALKHILSDHIPGQNLCHGCTECERDRLNYVMDVVKEKYPKHACAVQNSLKKNIFGGDMCA